The following nucleotide sequence is from Paenibacillus andongensis.
CTGTTGCTCATTTTTACCATCCTTATACCCTGAAATTTGCAGAAAGGATGTAGGCGCTCCTGCTTAGGCGCTACAGCAAGCCAAGGCGCGACCTAGTCACACACCTTTTCTGGATCAATGATAAGACTATTGATTAATATATTTATTTAACTATTATATGATAGTTATTAGCTATACGACAAGAACTGCGGCGAATAAAGTTCTTGTCAAAATAGGAAATGGACTATAGTTATTGTCAATATATTTTGACAACAATCTTATTCCATAAAACAAAAAAGTCGCGATTTCGCGGCCATTAATAAAACATTCTTATTATAACTTTTATCTCGTGTTTTCGACCATTCTGTAATTTCGATAGAAATTCTATTTTTGATATCCTCATAATCGTGAATAGTCAAAGCTTAATTCAACCTTATAATAATATTTATTTTAGAGCATAATATGGCTTACGACAACCTAAAATGTTCTCAAAAAATGATCTTTGAATATCTCTCCGATAAACAAATAAGCGCGAAAACCGCGCATACAGTGATAGCTATGCAAGCCGAAGCTCGCCCACATAGTCTGAGAAGCCGGAAATCGGGAAATAGAGGCTTTGAGTGATTTCTGATATAAAAGCTGCTAATCTGAGGTTTACAGGGAACAAGATTGAATGTTTCAGCATAACTTTCATTAAAATTTCCTGCTCACACGGAAACAGAAATTGGTTGACGAATCGTTTCCATGATGTCATGCACAATAACAGAAGCCGCCTGAGTTTTCTTTAGCGCAAGCATTCGACTCTTAATCTCTGTATGAAGCAACGGGGTATCAATCAAACCTTTTATTTGAGCGGCAAGCTCACCCGCATGATTTGAAATCGAAGCAACCCCCTGTTCAGCCAAAAAAATGGCGTTCTCTCTCTCTTGTCCTGCATATGGTTTGAATATGAAAATTGGAATGCGCATGGAGATTGCTTCCGTCAAAGTTAGACCTCCTGCTTTCGTAACGATACAAGTCGTATTTGACATATATTCGTGGATATTACTAACGTATCCGAGAACATTCAAGTTAGGATGAAACGATTGAAGATCCTCCAATTTATGCTTGATCTTCTCATTTCTCCCACAGATAACCGTAATCTCATAATCACCAATGGCTAGTAATGATAAAACTATTTCTTCCATGTAGCTCGAGATCCCATAATCGCCCGCCATAATCAAAATTGATTTTTTCTTATTGTTATTTAACATGACAGATTGCTTGTCTATTTTCATTTCATCGAATTGTTTGCGTATTGGAATGCCGCTGACTTGGATTTGATTTTTCGAAAAACCCTTACTCATAAGTAATTCCTTCAATACCTCTGTAGCGACATAATACTTGTCTACCTTGGGATGAATCCATCTGGAATGCAAAGCATAATCGGTTATAACACTGAAGTTGCCAATACCAAGTGTCCTGCACACCTCAGGGGTTGCCCCAAATGGGAAGGTATTCACTACTGCATCTGGTCGTATTTGTTGAATGTACTGAAATAATTTCTTCCGACCCAAAATATTCAAAGAGCGATTAATCAGGGCATCATACTCCGCTTCCCTTGTCAAATAGTAACTCCAACCATAATAATCCAGTCCCATTCTAGCCACTTGTGTACTTTTTTTATAAAGAGAAACAGTAATCGTATTTAATAAAGGATGTCCTTCTTTCATGAGATCTAGAGTGATAACTTGTTTAGCTCCCTGCTGTTCGAACTGTTCACTCAAAGCTTGAGAAGCCTGTAAATGTCCATTACCATACCCGGCAGTCAAAATCAAAACTTTGGGAATTATATTCATTTTAAAATGTACCTCCTCTTCGAGTAAGTAAATAATTCACTTTGCAATAACTTTGAGCTTAATTAATTTATCACTTCTAAATCATAGGCAAGAACAATTAAGTACGTGTGAATCATTTCTTAAGAATTTATTAATGCAATGTTGGATGGATTTGATCGAAAGGAAGGATTTTATGTTGTTTTGCTCATTAGCTCAGAAGGCTGCCGATCCAATACTGTCGGCAGCCTCCTCCTGTTTTAATATTATTTCTTGACTATGGTATCGAAGCAGGTTCTGCAGAGAAAATAAAAATGCAGCATTCTGAGGAACGCTGCATTTTCATTACTGTCGATAACCCATTTAGTTGTTGATATAACGTTCGAAAATGTAACCGAAATCCTTAATTTTTAACTCAGAGTGCTTACCCTTCAACCAATTGTAGACTGATTCGTTGATTGCATCGAATTGCGCTACAGGGGAAGTAGTTTGAGTTGTAATACGACCTGTCGCTTCTTTAGCAATAACTATGCTTTGCTTCGCGTAACCAAATAAGTCCTCGTTATGTGCTACCGTCTCGGAAATCTTAATTAAAGCTTTATACAAGTCTTTGATCTGTTCAATTTGCTTCTTGTCCACGTCAATCGAGAAGTTGACGTCACCGATAACGAACTTGATCTCAACGTCAAGATCGATCGTTCCTGCAGTTTCCAAATACACCTGAGAAATGGCATTTGTGTGGTAGCTGTAACGTTTCAGCATACGCTTGCTGCTAATCGCACTATCTCCATCAAGGTGGATTAGCGCTAGGTTAGTAAAGCAGTATTCGTCCTTCTTCGATTTGATGATGATGAAAATCTTCTCGCCATCCTCATGCATGACGTAGTCATCTGAATCTACCTTGTCAAAATCACTTGGATTAATTACCTTTCCAATATCACTTAAACCTAATGCATCTGCTGCAAACTTCTTGAACAATAGAATCATCCTCTCATTTTGCGTACTTTTTTTGACAACCTACTGTGCAAGGATAGGTTCTAACCAAATCGTCAATTCTCTGTTGTTCATTTTATGGGAAATTCGTAACTTCCTCTTACTCCTGGAATATATATCTTGTTATTTATTTTATTCTTAAACGGTTTCCTATTCAACAACGATTTTATAGTTAAGCGCTGTTCATAGATAGGCGGGTTTTACACACCGTAGTCTGCCTTAAACTTGCTTAATCAATCGCTTTTTAAATCCTCTTTGATCGGTTGAATAACCGATTGCTTCGTAAAATTTATGTGATGATTCTCGTTTACTTTCAGAAACCAGTATAACATAGTTGCAATGGTTAATAATTCCAAAGTCTTCGAGTGTTTGCATGAGTAGGTTACCAACTCCTTGACCTTGATATTCTGGCAGTACAACAACGTTTTCTATCAATAGAAAAGGGTTGCAATTACCAACAAGGTCGTAACAAACTATTCCCATAGAAGTTCCAACAACTTTATCCCTGTCGATGGCAACGGCAATGTAATAGTTAGAGTTAGCAGAAAGAACCTCAATCTGTTGTTTCATAGCAGTTAGATTAGACCCTTGACCAATAAATTCAACGAACAAATCGGAAAGTCCAACAACATCATCTTTTTCCGCTTTTCTGACCGTAATATGATTCAAAAATAACACTTCCGTCATTCCTCAACCCAATTTTACCATACTATGGGGAGCCGATTCGATAAGTCTTTCATGCACAAAAATCATCTCAATCGTTCGAAGAAATACGGAATATTGTACGCGAACAGCTTAAATGTACCTTGTTTGACACTTCGGAAACCCTATAAGCACCTGTATGTTATTGGATTCACTCAGGGTCACCCCATAAATTAAAACGCGAGCTCTGCAGTAATTGGTCTTAGATCAGGGCTATCTCTAAAACGCGCTTACAGCGAGAGCTCTGCGAGCCGACAGAGTCTGAGAAACCGAAAATCGACTTCTCAGCAGACCATCCTGCGCGTTCGTGCTGAATAAGCGCGGAAAACAAAATCACCCTGCGGGTGAATAGAAACTTCTAGCCGACGGTTCATTCAACCCTCGGCTTTTTCTTTCGTACCATCGTTCCATTGCATGCTGGACAAAAGAATGTCGGTTCCTCCCCATCCTCTTCTCCCCACCACATTCATCCACTGCAACCACTCATTTTACTTTCTGATATCCTCATACCAAATATTCAGCATGTAAAGTATATATACACAGGTTCATGTCCCCCTTTTGGGCAACCCTTGCATTGTATAAAGCATTATTCGACTTTGGCTCACCTATCTTCTTCCTCTCCCTTCCCTTTCCACTCGACAACACTTATCAACAGACCCGCATTATGCATAATTTCCTATATCCAATACAATAAAAACACACCGCCTATTTCATTGCGATGTGTTAGGTGTACTGTTGGATTATTACAAATTCTCTCTAGTGTACATGTTCTGATTCTGCAATTGAATCAACACCTTGCCAAAACGGCCTCCCTGCTGGATAACGATCTTATCTGAGGAGTACGTTCTCTCTAAATAATCGACTACGATTTCCCGATTCCTTTCATTAGCAGGTAGATTATACATGTGTAGACCACTCATAACCTCTTGGAGTGCCGTTTCTTTGGTAACCTCCGTGAATTTCGTTTCACGAGTCACAAGTGACCCATAGGAGTATCCTTTTAGATACAACAAATGGAGCAGATAGGCCATTTCCGAATGACCGGTTTTCAGTGTTTGATCGGTGACAAGAGGCAAAATTTCATTGACCAAACTGTGCTCTCTGGGACCCGCGGACAGACTAATATAGCAAAATTGCCGTGCGCAGCTCAGTACCTTCTCCACACTCTCCCAATCAACAATAGCCGGGCACATGGAGATAAATACAATATCAAAGGCGTTCCTCCAGCCCTTTGCCAGGACGTCAATATCTTCAAACGGTTCCGGGACAACCTCAACGTTACCATTGGTTATGCCCGCTATATTTCCCTTTAGCAACTCGACCAAAGGAAGGCAAGGCTCTACAGAGGTAACATGGGCCCCTCTCTCTGCAAATGGCACTGAAAATCCACCCGAGGCTGCTCCAATATCCAGAATGGAGGCATCCTTGAAGGTAACACCTTGACCTTCCAGCCAATTCATGATCCGTTTTGTTCTTAGTCTTCCTTCTTCATTAAACGCCTGCTCGTTGAATTTACTGGCTTTGTCATCAAATGAATGTGTTGGATCAATTCCGGCTCCTTTCATTTTGTTAACTCCTGTAGTCATATCTTCCTTCCAAGCTTTTTCCCACATGTTTACGTCAAAAAAACCGTTTGTCATCGTATATCTCCTCTCATTAAAGCCTTCTCAATAATGAAATCATGATGGGCATGACTTTATATATTTGCATCGCATGAAGTCGTGTCACTGCTGTTTCTGCCATTGTTGCTTGCAAACTTTTCACTCTCCTATTTCACTTATATGTAAAATAAAACGGATTTCAAAGACTCGCAATATCTATAATTAATTTAAAAAAAGATAATTTTTTTACAAAACTATCTTCATTTTTTTGGCGAGTTCAGACATCTTCTGATTTCTCAAATGTTCTTCCATCTTGTCTTCAGCCGATAGTACCACCTGCTGAATCAGGCATTCGGGTCCATGATTCAAGCTACAATCGAATAAAGATGCAGATCCTTCAATAGCCTGAATAATATCAAGGAACGAAATGTTTTCCCAATTCCGTTTTAACCTATATCCGCCGTTGGCGCCTGATATAGATTCAATCATTCCCGCCTTGACTAACTTGGTTAATATTTTGGATAAATAGGTAGGGGAAACCTCATGCCGCTCCGCCAACTGCTGCACACCAACAGGTTTATTCGGACTGGCTGCTACTAGATAGAGCATGGTGTGAAGGGCA
It contains:
- a CDS encoding PH domain-containing protein, whose protein sequence is MFKKFAADALGLSDIGKVINPSDFDKVDSDDYVMHEDGEKIFIIIKSKKDEYCFTNLALIHLDGDSAISSKRMLKRYSYHTNAISQVYLETAGTIDLDVEIKFVIGDVNFSIDVDKKQIEQIKDLYKALIKISETVAHNEDLFGYAKQSIVIAKEATGRITTQTTSPVAQFDAINESVYNWLKGKHSELKIKDFGYIFERYINN
- a CDS encoding MGDG synthase family glycosyltransferase; amino-acid sequence: MNIIPKVLILTAGYGNGHLQASQALSEQFEQQGAKQVITLDLMKEGHPLLNTITVSLYKKSTQVARMGLDYYGWSYYLTREAEYDALINRSLNILGRKKLFQYIQQIRPDAVVNTFPFGATPEVCRTLGIGNFSVITDYALHSRWIHPKVDKYYVATEVLKELLMSKGFSKNQIQVSGIPIRKQFDEMKIDKQSVMLNNNKKKSILIMAGDYGISSYMEEIVLSLLAIGDYEITVICGRNEKIKHKLEDLQSFHPNLNVLGYVSNIHEYMSNTTCIVTKAGGLTLTEAISMRIPIFIFKPYAGQERENAIFLAEQGVASISNHAGELAAQIKGLIDTPLLHTEIKSRMLALKKTQAASVIVHDIMETIRQPISVSV
- a CDS encoding Rrf2 family transcriptional regulator — translated: MKYSKATDYALHTMLYLVAASPNKPVGVQQLAERHEVSPTYLSKILTKLVKAGMIESISGANGGYRLKRNWENISFLDIIQAIEGSASLFDCSLNHGPECLIQQVVLSAEDKMEEHLRNQKMSELAKKMKIVL
- a CDS encoding GNAT family N-acetyltransferase, translating into MTEVLFLNHITVRKAEKDDVVGLSDLFVEFIGQGSNLTAMKQQIEVLSANSNYYIAVAIDRDKVVGTSMGIVCYDLVGNCNPFLLIENVVVLPEYQGQGVGNLLMQTLEDFGIINHCNYVILVSESKRESSHKFYEAIGYSTDQRGFKKRLIKQV
- a CDS encoding class I SAM-dependent methyltransferase produces the protein MTNGFFDVNMWEKAWKEDMTTGVNKMKGAGIDPTHSFDDKASKFNEQAFNEEGRLRTKRIMNWLEGQGVTFKDASILDIGAASGGFSVPFAERGAHVTSVEPCLPLVELLKGNIAGITNGNVEVVPEPFEDIDVLAKGWRNAFDIVFISMCPAIVDWESVEKVLSCARQFCYISLSAGPREHSLVNEILPLVTDQTLKTGHSEMAYLLHLLYLKGYSYGSLVTRETKFTEVTKETALQEVMSGLHMYNLPANERNREIVVDYLERTYSSDKIVIQQGGRFGKVLIQLQNQNMYTRENL